The following proteins are co-located in the Mesorhizobium australicum WSM2073 genome:
- a CDS encoding AAA family ATPase: MRFEGTAAYVADKDLMVAVNAAIALERPLLVKGEPGTGKTELARQVAAALGLELIEWHVKSTTRAQQGLYEYDAVSRLRDSQLGDVRFNDIKNYIKRGKLWEAFAADKKVVLLIDEIDKADIEFPNDLLQELDRMEFFVYETGETIRAAVRPIVIITSNNEKELPDAFLRRCFFHYIRFPDVDTLHRIVDVHYPGIKQNLVRAALTQFYEIRDVPGLKKKPSTSEALDWIRLLVADDIAPEDLRADPKNALPKLHGALLKNEQDVHLFERLAFMARRQQ; the protein is encoded by the coding sequence ATGCGTTTCGAAGGCACGGCGGCCTATGTCGCCGACAAGGATCTGATGGTGGCGGTCAACGCGGCGATCGCGCTGGAGCGGCCCTTGCTGGTCAAGGGCGAGCCCGGCACCGGCAAGACGGAACTCGCCCGCCAGGTGGCGGCGGCACTCGGCCTCGAGCTGATCGAGTGGCACGTCAAATCGACGACGCGGGCGCAGCAAGGTCTCTACGAATACGATGCGGTGTCGCGGCTGCGCGACAGCCAGCTCGGCGATGTCAGGTTCAACGATATCAAGAACTACATCAAGCGCGGCAAGCTTTGGGAGGCATTCGCGGCCGACAAGAAGGTCGTGCTTCTGATCGACGAGATCGACAAGGCCGACATCGAATTCCCCAACGACCTGCTGCAGGAGCTCGATCGGATGGAGTTCTTCGTCTACGAGACCGGCGAGACCATCCGCGCCGCCGTTCGCCCGATCGTCATCATCACCTCCAACAACGAGAAGGAGTTGCCGGACGCTTTCCTGCGCCGCTGCTTCTTCCACTACATCCGCTTTCCCGACGTCGACACGCTGCACAGAATCGTCGACGTGCACTATCCTGGCATCAAGCAGAACCTGGTGCGCGCGGCCCTCACCCAGTTCTATGAAATCCGCGACGTGCCAGGCTTGAAGAAGAAGCCATCGACCTCCGAGGCGCTCGACTGGATCCGCCTGCTGGTCGCCGACGACATCGCGCCGGAGGATTTGCGCGCCGACCCCAAGAACGCATTGCCTAAACTGCATGGCGCCCTGTTGAAGAACGAGCAGGACGTGCATCTGTTCGAGCGGCTGGCATTCATGGCGAGAAGACAGCAATAG
- a CDS encoding 5-formyltetrahydrofolate cyclo-ligase — protein MTSPKDLKKKLRLEALARRDGLDAFWRVEAALEMAETARDHLEIGPGQIVSGFWPMRSEVDVRPLMFALREKGARLCLPAILDKTTIVFRELVRGAPMVDMGFGTVGPHAEAEVLDPSVVLVPLAAFDARGHRIGYGAGYYDRAIAKLVDKGLAPRLIGIAFDCQEVSQVPDEPHDVVIPEILTESGLRRFAPKL, from the coding sequence ATGACCTCTCCTAAAGACCTGAAAAAGAAGCTGCGCCTCGAGGCACTCGCCCGCCGCGACGGCCTCGATGCATTCTGGCGGGTGGAGGCTGCGCTCGAAATGGCGGAGACGGCGCGCGACCATCTGGAGATCGGGCCCGGTCAGATCGTCTCCGGCTTCTGGCCGATGCGCTCGGAGGTCGATGTCAGGCCGCTGATGTTCGCCTTGCGAGAGAAGGGCGCACGGCTCTGCCTGCCTGCCATTCTCGACAAGACCACCATCGTCTTTCGCGAACTGGTTCGCGGCGCGCCGATGGTCGACATGGGCTTTGGCACGGTCGGGCCGCATGCCGAGGCCGAAGTTCTCGATCCTTCGGTCGTGCTGGTGCCGCTCGCCGCCTTCGACGCGCGCGGTCACCGCATCGGATATGGCGCTGGCTATTACGACCGGGCGATCGCGAAGCTCGTCGACAAGGGACTCGCGCCCCGGCTGATCGGCATCGCCTTCGACTGCCAAGAAGTTTCGCAAGTTCCAGACGAACCCCATGACGTGGTCATCCCGGAAATACTCACCGAGAGCGGGTTGCGCCGCTTTGCGCCAAAATTGTAG